The Thermotoga neapolitana DSM 4359 sequence ATCAGAGCTAACAGAATCACCTACCGCGGCAAAGACAAAGAAGCAAGAAGACAGTCAGAACAATGGCCGTTTGCAAGTCTTCAGCAAAAGATAGAGTACAAAGCGAAATTGTACTACGGAGTTCAGTCCGAAAAGGTCGACCCCAGCTACACCTCGCAAACCTGTCCCAGGTGCGGCCACGTCTCGAAAGAAAACAGACCAGACCATGGAGAGCGTTTTGTATGTCAGAACTGCGGCTACGAAGAACACGCAGACATAGTTGGTGCGATCAACATAGCCCTGAGAGTTCTTGTCAAAGACCAGCAGGGTAATCTTGAAAAGCTTTTAGGGGCCGATGTCAGTCGGCCTGATGCTCCCCGTTTGGGTTGAGCAAGCCCTCCTCCTTCAGGGAGAGGGTAGCTGACGAGATAGATCCCGTCGTTTCACCTGAAACTTATGAGAAACTTCCCGATGAGATCAAAAGGGTTGCCGGAATGCTCACACCAGACACAGAATATTCGCTGGTTCGAGACAACGACATAAAAATAGAAAGTGGTTATCTATCTTTAGAAGAACTGAATGCTATTTTCAAAACGTTGCCGTTCGATATTACCTTTGTGGATAAACACGGCAGAGTTCGTTTCTTCTCTGGAGGTCACAGGATCTTCCACAGAGCTCCCACCGTTCTTGGAAGACCGGTCCAGTTCTGTCATCCCCCAAGGAGCGTTCATATCGTGAACAAAATCCTCAAAGCTTTCAAAGAGGGAAGGAAAGAACCTGCGGAGTTCTGGATCAACATGGGTGACAGAAAGATCCACATACGCTATTTCCAGGTCCTGGACAAAGAAGGAAACTATCTGGGAACACTGGAAGTGGTACAGGACATCACGAGGATAAAAGAACTCGAAGGAGAAAAGAGGCTCCTCGATTGGGAAAATTAATATTCGGGAAATCCTGAAACCTTCAGGTTCGGAGGCAAGGTTTGCTTCTGATGCTGTGAGCATAATCCTGTCATTACCTTAAAACCATGTTATGTTATCATTTTCCATAGAGCAAGAATTGTTTGACAAAATCCTGCTACTTTTGAGCAGTTTGGATTCAATAGATTTTCTGTGACTGTGTTGGGGTGGTGAAATGATGGAAATACTACAAATACTATCGGAATTCAAAAAAAGGGTTTCTGAAAAATTCGGTGAGGTAGAAGTTGTTCTATTTGGTTCTTGTGCAAGGGGAAGTACCAGAGAAGAGTCGGACATTGATGTTTTCGTGATACTGGATAGAGATGTCGATATTAAAGTAAAAGAATCCATTTACGATATCGCTTATGAGTTTAACCTCAAATACGACATTGTTCTGGATGTAAGCGTTTATTCAAAGAAGGAGTGGGATAGATACAGGAAGATCCTTCCTTTCATCGTCAACGTTGAAAAAGAAGGTATAATCGTATGAACGAAAAGGAAAAAATCATTGAATATTGGAGAAGAAGAGCAAGAGAATGTCTTGACGACGCGAAACTGCTTTTAAAAAATGAGAGATTACATTCCGCAGTAAACAGAATTTATTATGCTTTATTTTATCAAGTTTCCGCGCTTCTTCTCGCCAAAGGTCTTTCATTTTCCAAACATAGTGGTGTTCTGGCAGCTTTTAACAGAGAGTTTGTAAAAACTGGAAAAGTAAACAAGGAACTGGGAAAGTTCTACAATCGCATGTTTGAGCATAGAAAGACAGGAGACTATGGAGAGCTTGTTGAATTTGAGGAGGAGAACGTGAAAGACTGGATAAGAAAAGCGGAAGGATTCTTGGATGCTATTGAAAAACTAATAGAGGATTTGAAACGAGCATGAAAGAATATGAGGCAAGGCAATTTAAGGTTTGCTACATGAATTCTCCTGAAAAAGCGCAGGAGAACCTGTGCTTTTTTCAATTATTCGTTTTGTAACTCACAGGTCTTCTCTTCGTTGCTCAGTCTAAACGATGAAGTTTATCTTTTCTGATAGTATATAAGTGATCAATTATATAAGAAGGTGATTATATGAAGCTTCACGAGTTGTTCCATATCCTTTCAAACGAAACCAGGCTGAAGATTTTAACTCTTCTTCTGGAGAAAGAGATGTGCGTTTGCCAGATACTGGCAAGTATAGGAACGACTCAGCCGAACATCTCACAGCATCTCCACGTTCTCAAAAACCACGGCATTGTCAAATCTCGCAGAGAAGATTCCTTCGTTTACTATTCGATCGATGAAAGATTCCTCGAAAAATATCCCTTTCTGATCACTATTCTCGAACGTGCGAGAAAGGAATATGGTGTTAAAGCCGT is a genomic window containing:
- a CDS encoding ArsR/SmtB family transcription factor, with protein sequence MKLHELFHILSNETRLKILTLLLEKEMCVCQILASIGTTQPNISQHLHVLKNHGIVKSRREDSFVYYSIDERFLEKYPFLITILERARKEYGVKAVNSCSLQNLSNKE
- a CDS encoding nucleotidyltransferase domain-containing protein, encoding MEILQILSEFKKRVSEKFGEVEVVLFGSCARGSTREESDIDVFVILDRDVDIKVKESIYDIAYEFNLKYDIVLDVSVYSKKEWDRYRKILPFIVNVEKEGIIV
- a CDS encoding PAS domain-containing protein, giving the protein MSKPSSFRERVADEIDPVVSPETYEKLPDEIKRVAGMLTPDTEYSLVRDNDIKIESGYLSLEELNAIFKTLPFDITFVDKHGRVRFFSGGHRIFHRAPTVLGRPVQFCHPPRSVHIVNKILKAFKEGRKEPAEFWINMGDRKIHIRYFQVLDKEGNYLGTLEVVQDITRIKELEGEKRLLDWEN
- a CDS encoding HEPN domain-containing protein is translated as MNEKEKIIEYWRRRARECLDDAKLLLKNERLHSAVNRIYYALFYQVSALLLAKGLSFSKHSGVLAAFNREFVKTGKVNKELGKFYNRMFEHRKTGDYGELVEFEEENVKDWIRKAEGFLDAIEKLIEDLKRA